The Aedes albopictus strain Foshan chromosome 2, AalbF5, whole genome shotgun sequence region gacactacacagctatctaggctgatcgagaaaagaagttaatattgatgatcaacttcatacggacttgAACAGCCGACAAACTGAAACCAAACAAAAGTGATGTACCAATAAAACAAAAATCTCTAAACGAAACAAAAGAAAGAAAAGGTATTTAAAATCAATTAAAACACAGAAATCTCAACACACACAGTCACAAAATTTCCCCATGTTTGATCAAAGATTAAAACGTATAGTTAAGATACAAGTCCCCTTCTGTACGAACGATGTAAAAATTAAAAGCAGAAAAGAGTAAAAGAAGGAAAACATTTAATGAGAAAAAGTGATCTTGTCTGGATAAGTTTATTGAGCACAGTGGTAATTTCACATCCGTTCGCACTAAGGGTTGTCtattaagggtctgttccaattggagaattaaaattaattttcacttaaactttacAGTTCgctaattatttccttaggagaactgtcaagtttaagtgtcgaactgtcaaatttaagtaaaaaatagttttaattcgccaattggaacaggcATATAGTAGTTAACaatgctttgatttcaaaacaaaacaaaaaatatctgaagatttTATGCAAAGCTTTCGAGCGtcatggtcttcggcaaagttgtagattagtgtttttcctacaattatcaccaaggacgccatatctacaactttgccgaacaccacatttcaatattaggtttctgaacaaatgagtcaaacgattgccaggtgatcgaaaatatCGCTGCAGAAGACCATGACACTTCTATAAataactttgataatttcagTAGTGGTAGTTCGCCTGAGAGTTACATTATTGATCTATAGAGTTCTTACAATAGTTTTTCGaacaatttgtccaggagttcttcaagttTTTCTAACAATGTTATAAGGtgatgcttaagaaatttctccaaatacgaCGACGATGGGAGTCCATCAGAAACCTCTCCAATACTTATTGTTGATGATTTGACAGCTCATTTATTGTCATGATAGATTCAAGCATGTTCATGTTCTACTTAACCCTTCATTTGAGCGCCAAATTAACTATATCGGATGATTGCTttgagcatagcatagcatagcatgaatacttgcacaaatcttggatggagttgcaaagttgtatatatccattgacattgctgatgtcgctactatttacaatgtcatagattcactcagctccacacacctggccaagtccttgcaagcatttataaatcccttcatcaaccccatatggatcagttgtcaaaattacttgcggaaaaaggagggATTTTATTTGAGCGCTATACTTGGGATCTAGAAACTTAGCTTAAACGGTTGGCTGCCCTTCTAAGAGGCGTGTTGCAATATGCATGTGTTGCCAAAGGAGTATcgccatacgcgccaacttgtgacgtagttgggggggcgaggcctctcaaaaccaatcaaattcggaatatttcgacgcagttcatctagtttaggcatatttacgtgaaaactagtgcattgaggtgAAAAAAGATGAATTTCGTTCAATTTTGGAGAgtttcgcccccccccccccccccaactacgtcacaagttggcgcctatgagtaTCGCAAAGAGAAGTATTCCTTCTAGAGGTTCTCCACCCCACAAAATTTCATACTTACTTCatcattacttttaactgtggatgaaaaacaaacagacgtggtttttagcattttgtacaatcatgaccaattttcattcgcataatagatgattcttttacgctacagttcaaagttctgtgataataattatgaaatttcgtgagcagttattatacttatagagacacttttttgcaaaatttcatcaactttgaccaattggtttgaaagctactggtgtttaTAGGGATAAGTGTTATTGaaaatttttcgtatttttcatgtacgatttttgcctattcataacttttgaatttctttgccaattttcatgaaattttcacagaagctagttgattatgtgtatatcatgcctgcaaaatttgatgattattggtatagtactttcaatagtacaatcgaaacaataaagagtGCTGACTAagtgctgtctgaggggctaaaatcacgttcagtcccaatacatgtttcgactataaaattgttgatagtgcatcgattttcttgaaattttgccaaTGCAATAAATGTAGATTGAGATGTTTGTGTTcaaccatttcctttgccaaattcaaaagttacagcgctgaccagcaaaactaggggctgtacaaaattcaatggcgcacatatttctctttcgttgctacaacaaaaagtactgcaccgattcacatgaaattttgtaggtgaaatgaacacatcttaagatgttattaaacaaagtttgagcaattttaatgtatctattgcagagttacagctatatttctgtgtcccgattattgcggatacaggctttagattggacctttagatgtGTTTGTCGCCATTTCATTGAAGAAACTACTGAAAAGTATGAGTCTTGGGAATGGATTCCATTGAAGCTTCTGTCATCATTTTAATGAAAACAACAGTTGGCAGTAATTCATTGATAGTATGTGGAGAATCAATGAATTACTGCCATGAACCAATGGCAACCAATGAATGCCAAGAATCAATGAATTACTGTCATGAACCAAAccccatagacgagtgcaccgatgaacattgagttcactgagtctgaaattttttgacagcacagcggggtcgactctcaacaacttcttctCAGAGATGTatcaccaaaatgcgctgataaaacttttctttgatttcttacatgaatttacaTTTAAAGGCACTAAGTATTGTAAGCACTAGACTAGGCCGTATATTGTTGTATAATGTTATCTTGTAGTGCTTTTTAGCCTTGTGCTCTTGAGCCGAATACAGTACCTGTCAGTGCTGTTAAACGGCCTAGCACTCATGACATTTatgtcaatcaaaatagatttccatCGGACACCGATAACAACAACAGAAAAGCTGATAAATGATAAGTTTTGGATGAAATTGAGCTTAATAGAATGTTACTGGCAGGCAGAAGCATTACATTTACCATTCAGAATGAGATACGGAGTTCTGTTCTCCCGAAGATTGTGACTATATCTGGACTCTCGGTAAaacccaggcccctgacacggcctatatcaatgcattggaattatggtagacaggatgtcctgggcccACTGTcagatgcgaaaacatcaacaactttttgtttaacgtttatttagGTTTGATgatcaatttttaaaatcaatttttgcATCTcaaatgatcacaaaacacttcaaactcgcttttatATTAATGTACGGGAAGAGAAGCACGctattagttgaataaagcaacccagcAAACATCCAATGTGAAGGtgcatttcgtgtgtggctcaaaacattaaacaaagcagagtttgttgattacacgctcgtttcaatttacacgaatatgagtataaagcggttagatgttggctacgctAAAATTCATTCCTGCCAGGGGCCTGGTAAAACCTCTTTAAGTAACCGTTTCAATAAAAACAAACCCTAGCTCAAATCCCAAGTTGAATCTCTCTTCTTCTTCAACGCCACCGATTGGCTATTCCTCAAATTTAAACTCCGCTTCAACAATATCATCAATTTATCaagctttcttcagaaatgatCCAGCCAAGAACTGTGCTGCAAATCTCTTTCAATAAAGATTAATATATTTATCATTCGTCCTTTGGATTCGGTCAGCTTCTTAGTCTATTTCAAATTGTATCATGTCTGATGGGCGGCCCATCATGGGCCACAACAttatattatggcgccagcaccaaaccgaatagcgacgttttgactagcgacacttttcgactagcgacactttgtttcagtaccgggtgtagtgcgctgtgtgctttcaatgatgcactatcatattcatcacttccgatgtatgttgtaaacaacccacgattatcaaaaatatttttctcaaaaaaagttttttgaattTCAACCAAATCCATAATAATGCATTTTCAAATTTTGGATTGGTTCAAATACTGTACTATGCAGAGCCAAATCCATGTTGCGCTGATATAGCAGACGGCAACAGCGACgacaatcgacgaagagaaacctCGAGGACATCACCCGGAATCTGGATCCAGCAGCAAAAAAAATATCAGTTAAgagcagtcttgtgcattatcaccatcataacacaaaaaagccgcaacatcaacattgcccttcttcctccatcaacgctacagccgaccgtctctatgttgctatcgaacacattcgagacgaacgcattgatacggtggctgccgccgccaggctctttctctgcaaatctcttgagtagccgaacgcttcttaaccgtcgttccgacgcagagctatgtcactcactgctgggtgactctcgtctgaaaatgccaggatgaaggtcaatttgttaagtagtattgcatggcgcagcaaacacaaacatagcacgccctatgaatagaatgcaaagcgtagaacaaaaacccgcttcggtgtttcatcgtgtggttcgaaaacaagagacgatcgctgctgttggatgtggttgactctgcattgaacgagggttggcttaagtggcttttgcgtgaatcgattatgttttgatggactgcgtttgtcgtatgaagtgatggttagagcgagtgtcattcgacattgaccatcctgaaactgcacaactctGGTTAAGAGCGCATGCGAGAACAGAACAGCAGATAaacaaatcttttttttatttttttctttgtcCCATTTTGACAGTTTTCATCTccagagcacagacaaacaggcgtaacaccttgaacgattttcatggaaatccattgcccagttcacactaccatcacctggtggaaaagttgcacgaagcactgtgttgtgcaatatcgtcaacagaaggcgctagtgtgaaacgtcaaacgcatagaaaaacgatgcgcgcgcctctggttgtgaaagtcacaactatgaaaatttaaaatgatcgttaaaagcgtggtcgatggaaatttcgcaagtgttacgtctgtttgtctgtgtccagAGACTCGGTACAGAAggttaaagttggccgtatattagccgaatatttcgccaacaGCGGCTCCTGAGCAGTTCTATTACAGCGTTTAGTTCTAATCAGCTCTGTTAATCATGTTTTTTATTCAACTATAGAAcctaatgccatttttacggcttatgggtagtacgctgatcacaagaaatttcttggcctatctcgatgcgtggaaaattcaggcaaggaatcgctcaagaaacaatAAAGCGTTGCCTTATTCCGAATCCTAACGGAACTGAAACGAaaagtcaaatcaaatggggtttgcaacgctttttagttgcaagtccgctaattgcaaaatttgataaGTTTTTGCAACTAAAAAGCAAGCATGTGCcaaattcgtgctgtcagtcatgctgtcagtgcatttcgatgcactttagtgtcaaagtgacgttgcaattagcgaatggcattcgctcgttgcaaagtaaacattttgcaacgagcgaacggccgctgtacctCGCATTGGTGATTACTTGggcattgcaaaaatccatgcaGGTTCGCACATGAAccaaatctggtgttcgatttcaaTAGGTCGTATGaatataggaatcacagcaaacacaCGACCTCACGGGGATGctatggtgatctgattttgttgccgcttatcatgcacaaccagagctcactaataccaacattcactcaatacagcagcgggagaaaataaggaaaaacgcactttggcgaacaatgtTTGCGAAAAGAAGTGTTGTGTGttttttcacaaacaattcccacTCTCTGTAAGAACTTCACCTAAACAttgacactctcaaattgaaaattattaaatatgctcctttttcatgatcaacacttttatgagatctaatctgatgcaagcgttttgcaccaatatccctcgtaaaaaggtaaacattcaaatttcatgattgtgttggtgaatattttggctggagcataaatttatgctccacgtaaggaggcacaatccaacctgtcaaactccatagtgaaaaaataggatgccgtccccTTGCACGACCTATTCAAAACGAACGCCAGAAATGAAGATTTTTCCTGAGGGGCAGAAGAGTCGATATGATTTTGGGTTCAATTCTGGTTCTGTGTATATGATTTTCGTTCGCCGTGTATAAAAACTTTCAGCACCGGGGTACAACTTCACATTCCTACCCCTTCCGCGTAACGACAGCATGCGCATGCTGTCAGTCGAATGTCACGGTTTTGTTTACAAACTGCGATTCTGCGATTCAAATCAAGTTATCGATCCCTTCGCGGCGACAATTTCCAACGAACAAACTGCTTATAAAATCAAGAAATTGTCCTGTAAAAATGCTTCCGTTCTTCCCATCGCTGCGGCCAGCCGTGGCCAACAGTTTGTGGTTCGCGGTGGACGAATGCTGCGACGAGGACGCCGAAGTGAACGCCATGGAAAACGAGAATTCAGAATGGGTATGTGTTACATATTACTCGAACAGGGTTCAATATCCATATTCTTTAAATTTCGTTGTAATCTCACTATAATATATTATAATATTAATATTATGAAGTTGCTATAATGACCATATGCAACGTCGTTTCAGATAAATCGAATCCAACAagttggatcggatttggttccGATCGGAAAGCATGTGAACGAGCACAATGATAACATGGACTCGGAGGATGAAGAcggtaagaaaaaaaatatgcgaaCTCAGGGGTTGTTCACTCAGTTATCTTTCGTCATCATTCGAAACTGTGTGGATGTAATTTCCAACTTGCAGTGGACTGATCTAACTAAAAATTTAGTCGAttgtttattcaaaaaaaaaactaaaaggttatcgtttacaataaaacaacaaattacaaattacaattacaaacgcttaagttttcaaaacattccaTGTAGCAGAACCTGAGATTTACAACATTTAAGTTTTAGGACGATGATTGAAAACGAGTTTGGTGGTCTAGTTGCcatcgcttctgattcatatgcaatcCCTGGctagtccctttcctcctactttctcTTTACTCTCTTCTCTGCAAATATGTACATAAGCGTAtactcatagccatcgctagaactagaaacggattgaaaaatgCCGTTTTCCTCTCTTCCAACTTTCGCAGCACAGTGTAAATCTACCATGCCTACACGTTATGCAACCAAgcaaactgtgccgcttcacagtaatcttcacacaatctatcactaatgtcgttttcgttttttgcggtggtgctacaccggtgtagcacttttgcaccgaaagtgttcgttttttgattgattgatttgtctttattagagagactttcagcccttggctggttcgtctcttgttcgtttttgattttcgtgctacaccggtgcagcactttatctgcaccgcgcatgatagtgtagcacttaaaaaatcgggagtgtagcaggtgcacaccaatcagcgtttgcaaagttgtcaatattttggtgtttatacacgcacaccaatgcaactgcaccgaaaacgttcgtttattcagcgacaagtgtagcacgaaacggtgtagcactgccgcaaaaacgaaaacgacataagtaaAGCCTTTACGCCTGGcttccacgcaccaatgcgtgaacccctatgCCAAAAAAAGAACATTTaccaacaacactccgacatccgcataaaCTTATGCAGATGCAGTGTACTCTACGATTTGTTGGGAACAAGCGATTGCAAACTAGCGGTAACAAAACTGTATCGTTAACCTTTTAAACAAGGTTAGTGATAATCAGGGTGCCCTCGCTGATTTTCTTCTTTAAAAAACTGGTTACGCTAAATATTGATGCCAAGATTGATGCATATGTTCAGCGTAACTGTGTTGCCTTCGCGTTGCATCCAATATTCATTCAGACAGCGTTCGCATAAGATTTGATTAAAATGATTGTCTTAGGGTTCATCAAATCcgtgggttcattcaaatattacgtaacgcaaaattagaCAGTTTTAGATACCCTCCCTCCCCTGACTAGTTATTTCTTGAAGACATTTTTTGATAATGTGGTCTGAATGATTGTTTTGAAAGATGTCGATTCTACTGTTCAATAACTACAAAACAGCATACTTATTTTTTCAGCAAACGACGAAAGCGACGACTCGGACAACTCGGATGAGGACGACGAAGACATGGAGGAGGTCAATGCAACCCGGGCCAACGGTCGTATCGGCATGGAACCGGGTTACCAAAACGAGGATGACGAAATTCAGGTGAACGACACCCTTTGAGTGTAGAGTTGTTGCAGTTTATGGACTCTTTCTTTCGATGTGATAAAAGGCCGTTCCTCCTTCAACTTGTACAATTTATTTTATCTCACTTTATTTATATGTAACTTGAAAAAACTAAAAATACATTTACATTTCCGTAATCCAAAGGATCCTAAGACTCCTTTTCTCTTGTGTCGAACTTCTGGGAGATACCTACGAATTCATACTTCTGCTCCGATAAAAGTCCTAACGCACCCATACGAGACCGAGTCCTGCCTACTACTGACACTGAACTTGAAAGTAGAAACGTGTGTGtgacttctacatacatacaatATTTCTTTAAATGTATTTCGGCCTTATAAACTACTAAATGTGGTTTTGTCTATCTCTATCGATATAATTCTACAAATAAAAGATGAACGACTCCTTGCCTGAATCCGAGAAAACTTCCATTCGAACAAAAAATTGATCTAACTGGTCTACTGTgtgaaattacatttttttttttttcaatttttgttgaGATTTGAACTTTATTTCATCTTCTTCGTCACTGTTTTACATGTATAGCGTGTGTTTAAAAAGATGTTACTCAAATATAATTACTTCAAGTAGTCTGGCGGAAAGTCGTCCTCATCGTACTTCCCGTGCCCTAGCGGCGATCGCGGGATCCACTGCGGCTGCGACGGTCACGGTCGCGTTCACGGCTCATGCTGCGGGACCGTGATCGGNNNNNNNNNNNNNNNNNNNNNNNNNNNNNNNNNNNNNNNNNNNNNNNNNNNNNNNNNNNNNNNNNNNNNNNNNNNNNNNNNNNNNNNNNNNNNNNNNNNNNNNNNNNNNNNNNNNNNNNNNNNNNNNNNNNNNNNNNNNNNNNNNNNNNNNNNNNNNNNNNNNNNNNNNNNNNNNNNNNNNNNNNNNNNNNNNNNNNNNNNNNNNNNNNNNNNNNNNNNNNNNNNNNNNNNNNNNNNNNNNNNNNNNNNNNNNNNNNNNNNNNNNNNNNNNNNNNNNNNNNNNNNNNNNNNNNNNNNNNNNNNNNNNNNNNNNNNNNNNNNNNNNNNNNNNNNNNNNNNNNNNNNNNNNNNNNNNNNNNNNNNNNNNNNNNNNNNNNNNNNNNNNNNNNNNNNNNNNNNNNNNNNNNNNNNNNNNNNNNNNNNNNNNNNNNNNNNNNNNNNNNNNNNNNNNNNNNNNNNNNNNNNNNNNNNNNNNNNNNNNNNNNNNNNNNNNNNNNNNNACTGAAATGAACaatggtgtttacacgttcaattcgcattcagttgggcattttccattgacttgaatcaagtcatttgctccatgtaaaccaggcattagtTGTGTTCACGCCGTGGTCAGATGCGTTTActaaataccacagacaaacagacgtaacaccttgaacgattttcatggaaatccatcgcccagctcacactaccatcacctggtggaaaagttgcacgaaccactgtgttgtgcaatatcatcaacagaaggcgctagtgtgaaacgtcagacgcatagaaaaacgatgcgcacgcctctgattgtgaaagccactactatgaaaatttaaaatgatcgttaaaagcgtggtcgatggaaatttcgcaagtgttacgtctgtttgtctgtgtaaatACTGTCTTCCATTGACTCAACTGTTATTGCTACgctatgcgatcataggcaattAACCGTccgagtttaaaaaaaaatgtaattaaagaAGTGAACTGTGCTCATTCTAAGTGTGGAGTGACGTGGCACAGCTCGACTTGTATATCGTGGTGAGAAATCTCTACTCGACCGAAGtaactctcc contains the following coding sequences:
- the LOC109418955 gene encoding anaphase-promoting complex subunit 15; amino-acid sequence: MLPFFPSLRPAVANSLWFAVDECCDEDAEVNAMENENSEWINRIQQVGSDLVPIGKHVNEHNDNMDSEDEDANDESDDSDNSDEDDEDMEEVNATRANGRIGMEPGYQNEDDEIQVNDTL